In Pleurocapsa sp. PCC 7319, the following are encoded in one genomic region:
- a CDS encoding lysylphosphatidylglycerol synthase transmembrane domain-containing protein: MLTKKNIISSILSLALGFFLVWLLLRFTEVDLEQIIASFYSLNPFYAGLAITALIAHTVLTAFKWGLVTQKLTPDNQQPLKFYLLYTTLGSLTMQFMPQYVGMVIVQNLALRAHKISSFSKGFLSVIYDQFFNLLIPLLLFPTSLLYVLGYISLSVAVFIWIATIILTHFIINKWHRRLISFLIKALTWVKQLKADKKQASQPAIGTGNDSILGKQFTLYLYWISIIRYLVWIIRGILIAIAGGFKIKLWAVAFISPIIQLAMLFSFTPANLGLMEFSWIGLLGLFDVPDASAVKFALMQRFLYIVAVMIILAVFAVVSLVERFGLFPQKQN, encoded by the coding sequence ATGCTAACTAAGAAGAATATTATATCTAGTATTTTATCTCTTGCTCTAGGATTTTTCTTGGTTTGGCTGCTCCTACGCTTTACAGAGGTAGATCTAGAGCAAATTATTGCTAGTTTTTATAGTTTGAATCCTTTCTACGCAGGGCTAGCAATCACAGCCTTAATTGCACATACTGTTTTAACAGCTTTTAAATGGGGACTAGTCACCCAAAAGCTGACTCCCGATAATCAGCAACCATTAAAATTTTATCTGCTTTATACTACTTTGGGTTCTCTAACCATGCAGTTTATGCCTCAATATGTGGGCATGGTAATAGTGCAGAATCTAGCCTTAAGAGCACATAAGATAAGTTCATTTTCTAAAGGTTTCTTGTCGGTTATTTACGATCAGTTTTTCAATCTGTTAATTCCTTTATTACTATTTCCTACTTCTTTACTATATGTTTTAGGATATATTTCCTTGTCGGTGGCAGTTTTTATCTGGATAGCCACCATTATTTTGACTCACTTTATTATTAACAAATGGCATCGCCGTTTGATCTCTTTTCTGATTAAAGCTTTAACTTGGGTCAAGCAATTGAAGGCAGATAAAAAACAAGCTTCACAACCAGCAATAGGAACAGGTAATGATTCTATTTTAGGTAAGCAGTTTACCCTTTATCTCTATTGGATTTCAATAATTCGCTACTTAGTCTGGATTATTCGAGGAATTTTGATTGCGATCGCAGGAGGCTTCAAAATTAAGCTTTGGGCAGTGGCGTTTATTTCCCCTATAATTCAGCTAGCAATGCTATTTAGCTTTACTCCAGCTAATTTGGGACTGATGGAATTTAGTTGGATTGGCTTATTAGGCTTGTTTGATGTACCAGATGCTAGTGCAGTTAAGTTTGCCCTGATGCAGAGATTTCTCTATATTGTAGCGGTGATGATCATTCTGGCGGTATTTGCTGTAGTTTCTCTTGTAGAGCGATTTGGTCTATTTCCTCAGAAGCAAAATTGA
- a CDS encoding sulfotransferase encodes MKKPNFFIVGQMKSGTTALHNFLGQHPQVFMSQVKEPHFFCSDFHLESDQHHGKHLFFDFREESEYLRLFAKAKVEKAVGESTANYLYSSVAAEKIHNFNPDAKIIILLREPAEFLYSLHSHYVKFTEENEPDFLTALALETERKQGKYPSPRIMSPSFLYYSQRVQYYQQVKRFYDRFGSEQIKVIIYEDYKSENDRIYREILEFLGVETNFTPEYDSLNLNKEVKYKAINDLVNIPVVKNISKNLFSQQFNEFVRDNIVEKFLWHQVPKATMPEEIKTKLMQQYQPQVEQIADLIGVDLVTKWGYDTVNTKC; translated from the coding sequence ATGAAAAAGCCTAATTTTTTTATTGTAGGACAGATGAAGTCAGGGACAACGGCTTTACATAATTTTTTGGGACAACATCCTCAGGTTTTCATGTCTCAGGTTAAAGAGCCACATTTCTTTTGCTCCGATTTTCATCTAGAGAGCGATCAGCACCATGGAAAGCATCTTTTTTTTGACTTTAGAGAAGAAAGTGAGTATTTACGACTGTTTGCCAAAGCAAAAGTTGAAAAAGCAGTAGGGGAGTCTACAGCTAATTACTTATATTCCTCAGTAGCAGCAGAAAAGATCCACAATTTTAACCCTGATGCCAAGATAATTATTCTTTTACGAGAACCAGCGGAGTTTCTTTATTCTCTTCATAGCCACTACGTCAAGTTTACGGAAGAGAACGAGCCAGACTTTTTAACTGCTTTGGCCTTAGAAACAGAACGTAAACAGGGAAAATATCCTAGTCCCAGAATCATGAGTCCTAGCTTTTTGTACTACTCTCAACGAGTACAGTATTATCAACAGGTAAAACGCTTTTATGATCGGTTTGGTTCTGAACAGATTAAGGTAATAATTTATGAAGATTACAAGTCAGAAAATGACCGTATTTATCGAGAGATTTTAGAATTTTTAGGCGTGGAAACTAACTTTACTCCTGAATATGATTCTCTTAATCTCAATAAAGAAGTTAAGTATAAAGCAATCAACGACTTAGTCAATATTCCTGTAGTCAAAAATATTTCTAAGAATTTATTTTCACAGCAATTTAACGAGTTTGTGCGTGATAATATTGTCGAAAAATTTCTTTGGCATCAAGTACCCAAAGCCACCATGCCTGAAGAAATTAAAACCAAATTGATGCAACAATATCAGCCTCAAGTTGAACAAATAGCGGATTTAATCGGCGTAGATTTGGTGACTAAATGGGGGTACGATACTGTGAATACTAAATGTTAA
- a CDS encoding glycosyltransferase, translating to MIQQPWLSVIIPTYNGSKYLAAALNSVVVQQDDGLECVVIDDGSTDDTLAIVASYQDKLNIKLVTKARQGNWVASTNHALSIARGTYACFLHQDDLWLQGRLAIMKSAIATQPNASLYLHDSVFIDRQGKPLGLWQCPLTDQETVISSKAMVEKLLVQNFIAIPAPIFKRQAALDLDGLNRELWYTADWDFWLKLASLGDSYYIPKPLAAFRVHGDSQTIRRSSSVVEFRQQMHSVVNKYLHLKPTAGVAKVAFFSAEVNTTLAAMVHGESTNLFKLATDFMLLGPIGWRRYWQDSRIQERVSARLKAKF from the coding sequence ATGATTCAACAGCCTTGGTTATCAGTAATTATTCCCACCTACAATGGCAGTAAATATTTAGCTGCGGCACTCAATTCTGTAGTTGTCCAACAAGATGATGGACTAGAGTGTGTTGTGATTGATGATGGCTCGACAGACGATACCTTAGCAATTGTGGCAAGCTATCAAGACAAGCTCAATATTAAGCTGGTTACTAAAGCCAGACAGGGTAACTGGGTTGCTAGTACTAATCATGCTCTGTCTATTGCCCGAGGAACATATGCCTGTTTTCTGCATCAAGACGATCTCTGGCTACAAGGTCGTTTAGCAATCATGAAAAGTGCGATCGCGACTCAGCCTAATGCCAGTTTATATCTCCACGATTCAGTATTTATTGATCGGCAGGGTAAACCTTTGGGTTTGTGGCAATGTCCATTAACAGATCAAGAGACAGTCATCAGCTCTAAGGCAATGGTAGAAAAGCTATTGGTACAAAACTTTATTGCTATTCCCGCACCGATTTTTAAGCGACAAGCTGCTTTAGATTTAGATGGATTGAATAGAGAACTCTGGTATACTGCCGACTGGGATTTTTGGCTTAAGTTAGCTTCTCTCGGTGATAGCTATTACATCCCCAAACCATTGGCAGCATTTAGAGTACACGGTGATTCTCAGACAATACGTCGTAGCTCAAGTGTTGTGGAATTTCGGCAACAGATGCATTCTGTAGTGAACAAATACCTTCATCTCAAGCCAACTGCTGGAGTCGCTAAAGTAGCTTTTTTCTCGGCAGAAGTCAATACTACCTTGGCTGCAATGGTTCATGGGGAATCGACTAATTTGTTCAAATTAGCTACTGATTTCATGTTGTTAGGACCTATTGGTTGGCGGAGATATTGGCAGGATTCTCGTATTCAAGAACGTGTATCTGCTCGACTAAAAGCAAAATTTTAG
- a CDS encoding glycosyltransferase family 2 protein codes for MLGNVSTRETPVIRRLDRLEQANAIEVSIIMPCLNEAETLATCIKKAQWFIAENDLAGEVIIADNGSNDGSQEIARRLNARVVPVPTKGYGSALKGGIAAARGKYIIMGDADDSYDFSSLNPFIKKLRNGYDLVMGNRFKGGIETGAMPFLHRYLGNPVLTGIGKLLFGSPCNDFHCGLRGFRKDAISALELQTTGMEFASEMVVKATLHKMQITEVPTTLSPDGRSRPPHLNTWRDGWRHLRFLLMYSPRWLFFYPGIFLILAGLLATLSLLPSPKVHTLLYSSSAMTIGFQIVMFALFTKVFGISEGLLPEDRRLNRLFKYLNLETGLIAGCVLLLMGTAASVYAFGIWGQHDFGSLNPTATMPIVIPGVTCLALGIQAIFSSFFLSILGLKR; via the coding sequence ATGTTGGGTAACGTAAGTACAAGAGAGACACCTGTAATTAGACGTCTAGATCGCCTTGAGCAAGCAAATGCGATTGAAGTTTCGATTATTATGCCCTGTCTTAATGAGGCAGAAACTCTAGCAACTTGCATCAAGAAAGCGCAATGGTTTATTGCGGAAAACGATCTTGCAGGAGAAGTAATTATTGCCGACAATGGCAGTAATGATGGTTCTCAAGAAATTGCTCGGAGACTCAATGCCAGGGTGGTTCCAGTTCCTACCAAAGGTTACGGTAGTGCCTTAAAAGGTGGGATTGCAGCAGCCAGAGGTAAGTATATTATCATGGGCGATGCCGATGATAGTTATGATTTTAGTAGCCTTAATCCTTTTATTAAAAAGCTGCGTAACGGTTACGATCTAGTAATGGGGAACCGTTTTAAAGGAGGTATTGAAACTGGTGCGATGCCTTTTTTACACCGCTATTTAGGAAATCCTGTCTTAACTGGTATTGGCAAACTATTATTTGGTAGTCCTTGTAACGACTTTCACTGTGGTTTGAGAGGCTTTCGCAAAGATGCAATTTCAGCTCTAGAGCTCCAGACAACAGGCATGGAGTTTGCTAGCGAAATGGTAGTCAAAGCTACTCTTCATAAAATGCAGATTACCGAAGTGCCCACAACTTTATCTCCTGATGGTCGTAGTCGTCCTCCTCATTTAAATACTTGGCGTGACGGTTGGAGACATCTGCGCTTTTTACTAATGTATAGTCCTCGCTGGCTCTTTTTCTATCCAGGAATCTTTCTGATATTGGCTGGTCTTTTGGCAACTTTATCTCTACTGCCAAGCCCTAAGGTTCATACTTTGCTTTATTCTTCCTCTGCCATGACCATTGGCTTTCAGATTGTAATGTTTGCCCTCTTTACCAAAGTATTCGGCATCAGTGAAGGTCTATTACCAGAGGATAGACGTTTAAATCGACTATTTAAGTATCTCAACTTGGAAACCGGTCTTATTGCTGGGTGTGTCTTACTATTGATGGGTACTGCGGCATCAGTATATGCTTTTGGTATCTGGGGACAACACGATTTCGGTTCTCTCAATCCTACTGCAACTATGCCCATCGTCATTCCTGGAGTGACTTGTCTGGCCTTGGGTATTCAAGCAATTTTCTCTAGCTTTTTCTTAAGTATTTTAGGCTTAAAACGATGA
- a CDS encoding UPF0182 family protein — protein MQFKQKVIVTLLFTAIAGLTLVSEIIYLLTEFWWFEAVGFGSVFWQRISWQVGIWLLTFGVFGFFLGFNYWLALRLTDDRAFRFLESSEFEPYTQKIANYSALLVILLISLSIANLSAASWEIILKFFNSSEFNLLDPIYQRDLGFYLFRLPLLDNLENWFLTLLIAGLILAVLVYLFKGTIRFDWQWKSLIIEDKWQKLLTKPIKIHLSLLLAAIALDIAVDFWLERYELLYSAQGIVWGAGYTDTHARLFAFWVMIVASVLLGLWLIVATWSNKLLLPIYGIGAYAVMLILVIGIYPELQQRFIVEPNELVKETPYIKQNIKFTQQAYDLAKIDTKEYQLKLSGKSDANILAENQATIDNIRLWDNRPLLSTYRQLQEIRFYYKFQDVDVDRYTLNGNYRQVMLSPREFDYAQVPSSARTWVNQRLKYTHGYGLVMNPVNEVTADGLPVLFLKNIPPISQTDLEIEEPAIYYGELTQDYIYTGMNTPEFDYPRGAENAFTMYDGAGGVAIGNWWRRLVYAYNMGSLKILTSNYFTPDSRIHYYREISERVGHVAPFLQFDNDPYMVVVDGRLKWIVDAYTTSDRYPYSEAVAHEQKTELITDKNINYVRNPVKVVVDAKDGTMQFYVVDENEPVLATYRKIFPNLFISKDAIPPSLQAHFRYPQDLFKIQSRMYLSYHMTDPQVFYNREDDWRFATELYDGQQQEVEPDYLIMKLPGETKEEFVLILPFTPVNRDNMIAWIAARSDGNNYGKLRLYEFPKQELVYGPFQIEARIDQNPDIAEQITLWSQRGSRVIRGDILVIPIDGSLLYVEPLYLRAEKGELPELARIIVAYDKKIVMTPTLEQSLASVFEQIPSELIPARTDSPSQLSPLEIYQQAQEALQRGNWLEYGLYLQQLEDILQESAQ, from the coding sequence ATGCAATTTAAGCAAAAAGTAATAGTCACGCTGCTATTTACAGCGATCGCAGGTTTGACTCTGGTTTCGGAAATAATTTACCTATTGACTGAATTCTGGTGGTTTGAGGCGGTAGGGTTCGGGTCAGTTTTCTGGCAGCGTATCTCTTGGCAAGTGGGAATTTGGCTGCTAACTTTTGGGGTATTTGGTTTTTTTTTAGGGTTTAATTACTGGTTGGCATTGCGTCTTACAGACGATCGCGCTTTTCGTTTCCTTGAATCTAGTGAATTTGAGCCCTATACGCAAAAAATTGCCAACTATAGCGCTTTGTTGGTAATTTTGCTCATCTCACTAAGTATTGCTAATTTAAGTGCAGCATCATGGGAAATTATTCTCAAATTTTTCAACTCCAGCGAATTCAATCTTCTCGATCCCATTTATCAACGGGATCTTGGCTTTTATTTATTCCGTTTACCTCTATTAGATAATCTGGAAAACTGGTTTTTGACTTTGTTGATTGCGGGGTTAATATTGGCAGTTTTAGTCTATCTATTTAAGGGAACAATTCGATTTGATTGGCAATGGAAAAGCCTGATTATTGAAGATAAATGGCAAAAATTACTAACGAAGCCGATTAAAATTCATCTGAGCTTATTATTGGCGGCGATCGCTTTAGATATTGCGGTAGATTTTTGGCTTGAACGCTACGAACTGCTCTATTCTGCTCAAGGGATAGTTTGGGGAGCAGGTTATACCGATACCCACGCTCGATTGTTTGCCTTCTGGGTGATGATCGTCGCTTCGGTACTTTTAGGATTATGGTTGATTGTTGCTACCTGGTCGAACAAGCTCTTATTGCCTATATATGGCATTGGTGCCTATGCCGTAATGTTAATTCTAGTTATTGGCATTTATCCAGAGTTACAACAGCGTTTCATAGTAGAACCCAACGAGTTAGTTAAGGAAACACCCTACATCAAGCAGAATATCAAGTTCACGCAACAAGCTTATGACTTAGCCAAGATAGATACTAAAGAATATCAACTAAAATTATCAGGTAAATCTGATGCCAATATTTTGGCGGAAAATCAAGCCACCATTGATAATATTCGTCTGTGGGATAATCGCCCTCTTCTGAGTACCTATCGCCAGCTACAGGAAATTCGCTTTTACTATAAATTTCAAGATGTTGACGTTGACCGCTACACCCTAAATGGTAACTATCGCCAGGTGATGCTTTCTCCCAGGGAATTTGATTATGCTCAAGTACCATCTTCTGCTCGTACTTGGGTTAACCAGCGACTCAAATATACTCACGGTTACGGCTTGGTTATGAATCCTGTTAACGAAGTAACTGCCGATGGCTTACCTGTTCTCTTCCTGAAAAATATTCCCCCTATCTCTCAAACAGATTTAGAGATCGAAGAGCCAGCTATCTATTACGGCGAATTGACTCAAGACTATATTTATACGGGCATGAATACCCCCGAGTTTGACTATCCCCGTGGGGCGGAAAATGCTTTCACTATGTATGATGGAGCTGGAGGAGTAGCCATTGGTAATTGGTGGCGCAGGTTAGTCTATGCTTACAATATGGGGAGCTTGAAGATTTTAACTTCCAATTACTTCACTCCAGATTCTCGTATCCATTACTACAGGGAAATTTCCGAACGAGTAGGTCATGTTGCTCCTTTTCTTCAATTTGACAATGACCCCTATATGGTTGTGGTTGATGGCAGACTAAAGTGGATCGTTGATGCCTACACTACTAGCGATCGCTATCCCTATTCGGAAGCTGTTGCCCATGAACAAAAAACTGAATTAATTACCGATAAAAATATCAACTATGTCCGCAATCCGGTCAAAGTAGTAGTTGATGCTAAAGATGGCACCATGCAGTTTTATGTAGTGGACGAAAATGAACCTGTTTTAGCTACCTACCGTAAGATATTCCCCAATCTATTTATCAGCAAAGATGCTATTCCCCCTTCGCTTCAAGCTCATTTTCGTTACCCTCAAGATCTATTTAAAATTCAATCCCGAATGTACTTGAGCTATCATATGACCGATCCTCAAGTATTTTATAATCGCGAAGATGATTGGCGGTTTGCCACCGAACTATATGATGGTCAACAGCAAGAGGTTGAACCAGATTACTTAATTATGAAGTTACCAGGGGAAACCAAAGAGGAATTTGTGCTGATTTTACCTTTTACTCCCGTCAACCGAGATAACATGATCGCTTGGATAGCAGCTCGTTCCGATGGCAATAACTACGGCAAGTTAAGATTATACGAGTTTCCAAAACAAGAACTAGTTTATGGTCCTTTCCAGATTGAAGCCAGAATCGATCAAAATCCAGACATTGCCGAACAAATAACCCTCTGGAGTCAGAGAGGATCGCGAGTCATACGGGGAGATATCCTGGTCATCCCCATTGATGGTTCTTTACTCTATGTTGAACCACTCTATCTTCGTGCTGAAAAAGGTGAATTGCCTGAATTAGCACGTATTATCGTAGCTTACGATAAAAAAATTGTCATGACTCCTACTCTAGAACAATCTCTAGCTTCTGTATTTGAACAAATCCCCTCAGAGTTAATCCCAGCTAGGACAGATTCACCATCCCAACTGTCGCCCTTAGAAATTTATCAGCAAGCGCAAGAAGCTTTACAAAGAGGTAATTGGCTTGAATATGGTCTTTATCTGCAACAGTTAGAAGACATTTTGCAAGAATCAGCTCAATAA
- a CDS encoding APC family permease, translating to MSLNKNQNSSRIGLSTATCIIVANMIGTGVFTSLGFQVVDLRSGFTLLMLWLVGGIFAICGALTYSELGAAMPHSGGEYYYLSQIYHPIIGFLSGWISVTVGFAAPIAAAAMALGAYFSSVFPLVPQLAIALLVVIGVSLIHTRNLKLGSYFQLVFTILKVLLIVILIACGLLLANGQGLGFLPSINDLDLIFSSPFAVSLVYVTYSYSGWNAAVYLASEVEEPEKNIPRSLITGTLIVIGLYLLLNFIFLYTTPLDSLAGELEVGYIAAGQIFGASGAKIMGLLISFGLISSISSMVLAGPRVTQVIGEDIPLFKILAKKNHNGIPYYSILLQLAIVIILLITSSFDRVITYLGFTLTLSSFITVLGVFVHRFRYPQIRRPYKTWGYPITPLIFLGISLWMLIFIFIDKPVESLAGIMTLAVGLIVYFVAAKNKLGWSA from the coding sequence ATGTCTTTGAACAAAAACCAAAATTCTTCGCGGATTGGTTTATCAACAGCGACCTGTATCATCGTCGCCAATATGATTGGTACAGGCGTATTTACTAGCTTGGGATTCCAAGTCGTTGATTTGCGATCGGGATTTACCTTATTGATGTTGTGGTTAGTAGGAGGAATATTTGCTATTTGCGGTGCCCTTACCTACAGTGAATTAGGTGCAGCTATGCCTCATTCTGGTGGGGAATACTACTACTTATCTCAGATATATCATCCCATAATAGGTTTCTTATCAGGATGGATATCAGTAACGGTAGGTTTTGCCGCTCCAATTGCTGCCGCAGCGATGGCATTAGGAGCTTATTTTTCCAGTGTATTTCCGTTAGTTCCCCAATTGGCGATCGCCTTACTGGTAGTCATTGGAGTTTCTTTGATCCACACCAGAAATTTAAAGTTAGGTAGTTATTTTCAGTTGGTTTTTACCATTTTGAAGGTGCTATTAATTGTAATTCTGATTGCCTGTGGTTTGCTATTAGCAAATGGTCAAGGTTTAGGTTTCTTGCCCTCTATAAATGACTTAGATTTAATTTTTAGTTCGCCGTTTGCTGTTTCTTTGGTTTATGTTACCTATTCCTACTCAGGATGGAACGCTGCGGTTTATTTAGCTAGTGAAGTAGAAGAACCAGAAAAGAATATTCCCCGTTCATTAATTACCGGAACTTTGATTGTAATTGGCTTATATTTATTGCTGAATTTTATCTTTTTATACACCACTCCCTTAGATAGTTTAGCAGGAGAGCTGGAAGTAGGATATATTGCAGCAGGTCAAATTTTTGGAGCTTCCGGAGCCAAAATCATGGGGTTATTAATTTCTTTTGGCTTAATTTCTTCAATCAGTTCGATGGTTTTAGCCGGACCTAGAGTAACCCAGGTAATTGGTGAAGATATTCCACTATTTAAAATCTTAGCTAAGAAGAATCATAATGGTATTCCTTACTATTCAATTTTGCTTCAGCTTGCCATTGTAATTATTCTGCTCATAACTTCCAGTTTTGATCGAGTAATTACTTATCTCGGATTCACCTTAACTCTGTCATCTTTCATAACAGTTTTGGGTGTGTTTGTACATAGATTTCGCTATCCTCAGATCCGTCGACCCTACAAAACTTGGGGATATCCAATTACGCCCTTAATTTTCTTGGGAATTTCCCTCTGGATGTTGATATTTATCTTTATTGATAAGCCAGTCGAATCCTTAGCAGGAATCATGACTTTAGCAGTAGGTTTAATCGTTTACTTTGTGGCTGCCAAAAATAAACTTGGTTGGTCAGCGTAA
- a CDS encoding adenylate/guanylate cyclase domain-containing protein → MLILLVVSISSILAIAFIGYGSGQQALNNSIFNQLISLKESKAYQIETYFKNIRAEVQTMSENPSVIETMQGFKQAYQELESTSIQPEWDEKLKTFYAQEFLPKLAENIPENQLQSFELPTENAARYLQYYYIANNANAIGKKYFLDNPLDKSNYSRLHQQIQSIYRNLIVKFGYYDLLLIDTETGNIVYSVEKEVDFATNLYQGAYSKSNLARVVQAVRQKNEPSMVAIADFEAYRPSYAEPAAFIASPIFDGTKLIGVLALQISIDEIDQVMTGDGNWQRHGLGKSGETYLVGSDYGMRGDSRFLVEDKEAYLQAIAAKGITEEDLEQIKKFDTSILYQKVNTPPVKRAFEGETGTDITEDYRGVVTLNAYRPLDIDGLDWAIIAQIDRDEAFAPIMAFQHRVLFSTIAIVFLVTAIAGIFSHYFVRPIYSLIRGFRQVEQGQTDVVVKVKAKDEFRELGNSFNEMVSGLNHQQQLVIQREQENDKLLLSILPESVAQRLKKGEKIIADNFASVTVLFADLHGFNELAKSLSAQETVSFLNSLVTAFDEAAESYGVEKVKTIGSGYMAVSGLSISRIDHAKRVVDFAIEMMWILDRFNRERQTNLKLSVGINSGEVVAGIVGQSKFSYDLWGDTVNIAHYLQVHSSSDSIHVTDNVHASLGDLYDFESVPVLELADKGNLIAWSVVVEKKAINY, encoded by the coding sequence ATGCTAATACTATTAGTGGTTAGTATCAGCTCTATTTTAGCGATCGCCTTTATCGGTTATGGCAGTGGTCAGCAAGCTCTTAATAATAGTATTTTTAATCAATTAATTAGTCTTAAAGAATCCAAAGCATATCAGATTGAAACTTATTTTAAAAATATTCGCGCTGAAGTACAAACTATGAGCGAAAATCCTAGTGTGATTGAGACCATGCAAGGATTTAAACAGGCATATCAAGAACTAGAATCAACATCAATTCAACCTGAATGGGATGAAAAACTTAAAACCTTTTATGCTCAAGAATTTCTGCCCAAATTAGCCGAAAATATTCCAGAAAATCAGTTGCAGTCTTTTGAGCTACCTACTGAAAATGCTGCTCGTTATTTGCAATACTATTACATTGCTAATAATGCCAATGCTATTGGAAAAAAGTATTTTCTCGATAACCCTTTAGATAAAAGCAACTATAGTCGTCTGCACCAACAAATTCAATCTATCTATCGCAATTTGATCGTGAAATTCGGCTACTATGACTTGTTACTAATTGATACCGAAACAGGAAATATTGTCTATTCAGTAGAGAAAGAGGTTGATTTTGCTACCAATCTTTATCAAGGAGCTTATTCTAAGAGTAATTTAGCTCGGGTAGTCCAGGCAGTTCGTCAAAAAAACGAACCCAGTATGGTAGCGATCGCCGATTTTGAAGCCTACCGTCCTTCCTACGCTGAACCTGCCGCTTTTATTGCTAGTCCCATTTTTGATGGTACAAAATTAATTGGTGTACTTGCTCTACAAATCTCTATTGATGAGATTGATCAAGTAATGACGGGGGATGGCAATTGGCAACGTCATGGTTTAGGTAAGTCAGGAGAAACTTATTTAGTCGGTTCAGATTATGGGATGAGAGGGGACTCTCGTTTTCTAGTGGAAGATAAGGAAGCTTATCTCCAGGCAATAGCAGCTAAAGGTATTACAGAGGAAGATTTAGAACAGATCAAAAAATTTGATACTTCGATTTTATATCAAAAAGTTAATACTCCCCCTGTCAAAAGAGCCTTTGAAGGAGAGACGGGAACAGATATCACTGAAGACTATCGGGGAGTGGTCACTTTAAACGCATACCGACCACTGGATATTGATGGTTTGGACTGGGCAATCATTGCTCAGATTGATCGTGATGAAGCTTTTGCGCCGATTATGGCTTTTCAACATCGAGTACTTTTTTCCACGATCGCAATTGTTTTCCTCGTTACGGCGATCGCTGGCATATTTTCTCATTATTTCGTGCGTCCGATCTACAGTCTGATCAGGGGTTTTCGGCAAGTAGAACAAGGACAAACTGATGTGGTAGTAAAAGTAAAAGCTAAAGATGAATTTCGTGAACTAGGTAACTCTTTTAACGAAATGGTAAGCGGTCTCAATCATCAGCAACAGTTAGTCATACAAAGAGAGCAAGAAAACGACAAGTTACTCTTAAGTATTTTGCCAGAATCAGTAGCCCAGAGACTCAAAAAGGGAGAAAAAATTATTGCCGATAATTTTGCTAGTGTCACAGTTTTGTTTGCCGATTTACATGGATTTAATGAACTAGCCAAAAGTTTATCTGCCCAGGAAACAGTTTCTTTTCTTAATAGCTTAGTTACAGCTTTTGACGAAGCAGCAGAAAGCTATGGAGTAGAAAAAGTGAAAACTATTGGTAGTGGCTATATGGCAGTTAGTGGCTTATCCATATCCCGTATCGATCATGCCAAGAGAGTGGTTGATTTCGCGATCGAAATGATGTGGATTCTGGATCGTTTTAACCGCGAACGTCAGACCAATCTTAAACTAAGTGTTGGTATTAATTCAGGGGAAGTAGTGGCAGGCATCGTGGGACAAAGTAAATTTAGCTACGACCTTTGGGGAGATACGGTTAATATCGCTCATTATCTTCAGGTTCACAGTAGTAGTGATTCTATTCACGTAACAGATAATGTTCACGCTAGTCTAGGGGATCTATATGATTTTGAGTCAGTTCCAGTTTTGGAACTTGCTGACAAAGGAAACTTGATAGCTTGGTCGGTTGTAGTAGAAAAAAAGGCTATTAATTATTGA